The DNA sequence catgtttttgatTGACATCTACGGTCTGCGAATATTATACACTGGTGACTACTCAAGGGAGGAGGATCGCCACCTTGTCAAAGCTGAAGTACCGCCAATACGTCCAGATGTCCTCATTGTTGAAAGTACTTATGGGGTACAGAGCCTGGAAAGTCGGCCGGAGAAAGAACTACGTTTCACCGCCTTGGTTCACTCGATCATTCGTCGGGGAGGTCACGTTCTGCTACCACAATTCGCTCTCGGACGAGCTCAAGAATTATTACTTATCCTGGATGAATACTGGAAGAAACACCCAGATCTTCATAATGTGCCCATCTACTATGCATCAAGTCTCGCCCGCAAATCCATGGCTGTGTATCAAACGTACATCCACACCATGAATTCCAACGTTCGAACAAGATTCTCAAAACGAGACAATCCTTTCGTCTTCAAGTGAGCCGTTTATTCTTGGATCCATTCACGTTTGAACTGATTGTTCGTCACAATGTAGGCACATTTCAAATCCTGCACAAGCCAGAGGGTGGGAAAAGAAGATATCAGAGGGTCCTCCCTGTGTTGTGCTTGCAAGCCCCGGCTTCATGCAATCGGGTCCTAGTCGTGAATTATTCGAGCTATGGGCACCCGACTCGCGGAATGGTCTCATCATAACGGGTTATTCGATTGAGGGAACTATGGCCAGGGTGAGTGGATTTGAGTATGACTACCTACACCTCTTGTACATATCACACTTCAAAATTAATGGAATCGTTTTTGTCCGAACACACTTTGGCCTTGAGCGAGCTTCCTCGTCCATCTTCTCTCTCGGTTTATTGAGCGATGCTTACTTTCGATCATTCCTTTCTCATTGTACAGGACATCATGACAGAGCCGGACGAATTTGAGTCGGTCAAAGGAGGAACGATACCCAGGAAAATCTCCGTTGACTATATCTCATTCAGCGCTCATGTGGACTATTCTCAAAATTCAGAGTTCATTGAACTCGTAAAGGCTCAACACATCGTAGGGACAGCACACCCTTCCGTTCTTGCGGAGGTTAACACATTTACAGGTTCTCGTACATGGCGAACAGACCGCGATGGGAAGACTTAGGGCAGCAATGACTTCGCGTTATAAAGAGCGCGAGGAGGATGTCAAGATACATACACCGAGAAACTGTGAAACATTGAACCTTTCTTTCCGAGGTGAACGTGTCGCGAAAGTGAGCTTGCTTTATGACTGTAATCGCAACAACTATAACGAAATTCTCTTCTATTATTCAGGCAATTGGGACTTTGGCCGACCAGTCTCCACAACCCAACGATGTTCTATCAGGATTGTTGGTTGCCAAAGACTATTCATACACCCTGCTAGATCCCAGGGATTTAAAGGACTTCGCAGGTTTATCGACGTGTGTGGTTAGCCAAAAACAGAGGATCACTCTTGGGGTTGGCTGGGAGCTCGTACGATGGCATCTAGAAGGTATGTACGGTAAGGTTGAAGAGGGTATCGACAAAGACGGAGCACCAACAATACGGGTGAGTTCGTCTCATCAATCGCATGCAACTCCCCTCATGTCTCCGTTCAATAATCTCCATAAGGTTATGGGTGCCATCGATGTTAAGCATACAGAGGAGCACGAACTGACTCTGGAATGGGAGTCGAGTGCGAGCGTCGACATGATCGCTGACTCGACGCTCGCCTTGATAACTGGGATAGACAAAAGCCCAGCATCAGTAAAATGTGAGCACCATTGGCTTACTAGTTATCTCCCACTGATATTCGTTTCACGAACAGTAACCAATCATTCCCACTCGCATTCGCACAAACATCCCCATGCCGACAACGAAAATGAAACCTCAATCGTATCTAAAATAGGCATGTTCCTCGAAGCCCACTTTGGGTTTGAGTCGCTAGAGTATCACGAGCCGGATCTATTAGAGAATGATACCGAACAAGGGGAAGAGGAGAGGTATCCGGCCTTTGTGGTTACCTTGCCAGAGGGCACCGCTTCGGTTAATTTGAATACTCTTGTGCGTTCCATCCCCTTTGGTTTCGTTTTTCACTCGTAGTAATCCTGTTATCGTTACTCAGGCGGTTTCTAGCACGAACGAAACCCTCAAAAAGCGCCTTGAAGCCGTTGTTAATATGGCTGTCACGACCGTCAGCTCTTTAGCTCAATCCTTTAGTGTGGTTGCACCCGCCTCTCATGAAGACATGAACCTGGATAAGGATCCCACAAAGGCTGTGCTCATTCCCCTCGAGGTGGAGCCCAATGGTGTATCACCGGCCGAACAACGCCCTTCGGATGGCTGAAGACATTTGACGTCAACGACCTTCACTTTTACATCGATCCAGATCGTGTAACAGTATAGGCAGTGACATACATGACAAACCTCGCACATAATTGTTTTGTGCTTGTATTTGTTAAGTACTATACACATAATGACATGTTTATACATATTACACGGTTGCGGAGGTAAAAGTAGACTAGTCTCCACGAAAATCACAAACGGAAACGGCGCAGTCTTCTAAAATGTCCACATGTGCTTCATGAATGTGAGTGGACGCGCCATGGGAATGCAAGTTCAGGTTTGTTGAAACTGTCCACCCCAGATTACAAATTTCAGCTCAGGCGCGTGGACGGAAGATCAATGGTACGCGTACCTCCAAGATTGGCCGTTACTGCTACCATTAGGTCGCCATTTTGCGGCATACAACACTCTTCGTCTCTCCCGATAGCTCAACAATGTTATGCTCCAAATCAGACCATCCTCCAACAACGACCAGGCACAGAGTGCACATCCCAAATTTATGTCACGTTGTTGTCGATGATCCCGACGCGCCATCAGGATCGTTGTCACGACGGATGTGCAAAGGGCACCCGTCCAGAAGGTAGACGCAACAAATCCCCAGGTGTTATTACCCGACGAAAATACTCGTGGTGAACCATGAGGCTCAACCCGAGCAAGGAAGAGGATGGCTAGATGGTAAGGGAGGGTGATTGCAAAAGCAACAGGGATGGTCCAAAAATGGGGCGGGAGACCGAGTGCCAGAGACGCAAAAGTAGAGCCAGCAGCCAAGGCAGAAACAGCGAGAGAAAGATAAATGAGCAGGGTGAGTGGTGGAGGTAAGCTCTGCATGAGTTGATTAGGGAAGGTGTGCATCTTAAATGGGCTGGGGGGACATCCGAGACCATTATGAGGATAGGAAAGATCAGGATCAGATGTTCAAAAGCCACCAATCCTACTTACATTGGTCCATCGGGATACAGCTGCTTGGCGCGCGCTGAGTAAAATTTAAATACCCTCGCAACGAGATCAAACATGATATCAGTGAAGGTCCCAGCTGACTTTCGAAAGCGCTGGATAGAGATTTTAGAACTTGTTGTAACCAAGCGATTGGAACACTGTATAGGTATGGTCACTATCCCACTCGGGTCATTGTGAACCAGTCACCTGCAGGGTTATAAAAGCTGGACTAGAAGCTCTTAACGTAAGGATACCAGATCAAGTGCAATAGCAACGGAGCGACCTAGCTTACAGTCCGGTTACAGTGTACACTAAAGGGAAAACTCCTGTAATCAGGACACCATCCGATCCGG is a window from the Marasmius oreades isolate 03SP1 chromosome 6, whole genome shotgun sequence genome containing:
- the YSH1 gene encoding endoribonuclease ysh1 (BUSCO:EOG09260RRC), with protein sequence MSDTPTLSITLLGAGQEVGRSCCVLQYRGKTIVCDTGVHPAYSGMASLPFIDELDWSTVDAILVTHFHLDHAAALTYITEKTNFRDGKGKVYMTHPTKALHKFMMQDFVRMSSSSSDALFSPLDMSMSLSLITPISAHQLITLCPGVTFTPYHAGHVLGACMFLIDIYGLRILYTGDYSREEDRHLVKAEVPPIRPDVLIVESTYGVQSLESRPEKELRFTALVHSIIRRGGHVLLPQFALGRAQELLLILDEYWKKHPDLHNVPIYYASSLARKSMAVYQTYIHTMNSNVRTRFSKRDNPFVFKHISNPAQARGWEKKISEGPPCVVLASPGFMQSGPSRELFELWAPDSRNGLIITGYSIEGTMARDIMTEPDEFESVKGGTIPRKISVDYISFSAHVDYSQNSEFIELVKAQHIVLVHGEQTAMGRLRAAMTSRYKEREEDVKIHTPRNCETLNLSFRGERVAKAIGTLADQSPQPNDVLSGLLVAKDYSYTLLDPRDLKDFAGLSTCVVSQKQRITLGVGWELVRWHLEGMYGKVEEGIDKDGAPTIRVMGAIDVKHTEEHELTLEWESSASVDMIADSTLALITGIDKSPASVKLTNHSHSHSHKHPHADNENETSIVSKIGMFLEAHFGFESLEYHEPDLLENDTEQGEEERYPAFVVTLPEGTASVNLNTLAVSSTNETLKKRLEAVVNMAVTTVSSLAQSFSVVAPASHEDMNLDKDPTKAVLIPLEVEPNGVSPAEQRPSDG